The DNA window ATTATTTCGGCTgacaaactttaataataattaacaataagtCTTTAGAAACAGACCTTATAGTccaaataattatctttatataatGCTGATTCTCCTTATATATCTATTACTTGAAGTTCTTTCGAGCTGAGATGTGCCACTATTCCAGCTCCAAACGCATCGCCTAAGACATTCACTGCTGTTCGAAAGCGGTCTCTGTAACAGTATACAAGAAAgaagtttaattaataaacatttaaactttttaaattagaCAACACTTCCGTACGAACATTTAAGAGGTATtaagttatttgttgttttgtgttttgtgttttgttttacgaTTAAGGTAAACATTTACTTACATAAACCAATCCAATACAAAAACCAGAGTGGCGTCCTCTGGTGGCAAACCAACGACATTTAGCACTAGCACCATGGTAACAAGAGCAGCTTGAGGAATACCAGCGGCTCCAATACTGGCTGCTGTAGAAGTAATGCTAAAATGTTGAAAGAATGTcacatttgtaaaatttattcttcattcATAAATGTTATTACAACTAGACAGAGGAGATGGTTTCCATACATgattatacataattttataaatttgaaacatgtACTTTGCTCGTTTCACAATGCAGGATTACACTGTAGTTAGTCAAGAGACGAACCGAAAAAGAAACACGATTGTTCCCATGATGAAttcatacaatattttatgtCACTTTTATTTGAGTGTTAGGTTAGTACTCACCTAATAGCAATAATTTTCCCAGCAGTAAGGGAAACATTTCGAAACTGGGCCACAAAAATAGCTGCTACAGCTTCGTACAAAGCTGTTCCATCCATGTTAATAGTCGCTCCGATAGGTAGACAAAACCTGGATATTCTAGCATCCACCTTGTTCTTCTGTTCTAAACACGATATAGTTACTGGCAGTGTTGCTgagctgaaaattaaaaaaaaaaaaagttgttttggaaatataattatcaatctattgtattatttgtacattattacttacatatataatactttataccAGAAATTGTTCCAAAGAATGAATGAATACAGAATCATTCATCGAAATTACCGATAACAACAAGATGATAATGATATTGATAATGAATCAATGCATTCTAATTATTATACCTTTTAATTTTACGATATTATTTACAGGTATATTAAATGATTTACCTCATTTACCAAGATCATTTTTAATTCTGATCTGCGTAATTAGTttgctattattataaattattaataatttcctAGACACTTACCCGATAAATTCAGTTCAGAAAGAACATTACTAATATTCAACATGAATTCTAacaataaatttcattaaaacttatgtttaacATAATTCGAAAGAAACGtaattgataatttatatttcaatacattatttcaaaaaattcACTTAGAAACACTAATATTTATTCCATTTCTAAACGATACTTATTCGATAGATTTAGCtgtaaattgttatatttataattcaaaaatatttttacaacaataaaatttatttaatttttgaatgacTCTGATCTAACATATTcagttaaaaatttattattcacATTCCAAAGACAGATTGGTCGTttcgttttaaaataactttatttcagtaaattatttcaaaaaaaaaaaaaaggtttatggTAACATTATATGTCATGTGGTTAGAGATGTAGTGAGTGATAAAGTAATCTTGAAATCAACGTTAATTATCACCTTGAAGCTGTTCCAAAGGCCGTAATCAAAGATTGACTCATGTTATAAATGAAGGTAAAAGGCCATGTCTTCGTGATTATAGAATAGACTGCTGGCAAGATTATGACACTGTGGATTAAAAATCCTGTCAATATAGTGAGAGTAAACAAACCGAGCTGACCAGCAACAGCTGACAAATCTTCCATTTCTATTAGTTTGGCGGCAATTAGAAATAGTACACCTATGGGAGTAAacctaaaataaatgtaacagaGTAAGTTtaagtatatattataagaatggccgttgtagtaatatttcttatctttaaacataaatacttttaatgtCACGTGATtctgtatttgtaaataatagaAACTATTGATCTTATATAAATCGGAATGGGTATTTTGTTTACCAGTAAATAAGATCAATTCattattagaaagtttaaacttcaATAACTTCTTATAGacatttatgaaaagtaaaaaaataaataaatcaaaacaataagaagaataaCACTTTACCACGTGAATTACGTAGAATTTTCATTGATAgtcaagagaaaaaataatatacagttatCATGAAAAGtcgccttgtttgt is part of the Tachypleus tridentatus isolate NWPU-2018 chromosome 4, ASM421037v1, whole genome shotgun sequence genome and encodes:
- the LOC143249268 gene encoding excitatory amino acid transporter 3-like isoform X3: MDLQDNKELSLSVQSKRKKRETFIRQNLLTLLTFLAVIIGISIGFGLREAKTWTKREVMYVYFPGELFLRILRCLTLPLIMSSLISSVGNLDTKLSGKIGLRAICYYLITTVLAIILGIVLVVSIRPGAGNFDDKELVEKSARESTTADALMDIVRNLFPPNLFQATIEQYKTVITHPESSENDTFRENVTEGRFTPIGVLFLIAAKLIEMEDLSAVAGQLGLFTLTILTGFLIHSVIILPAVYSIITKTWPFTFIYNMSQSLITAFGTASSSATLPVTISCLEQKNKVDARISRFCLPIGATINMDGTALYEAVAAIFVAQFRNVSLTAGKIIAISITSTAASIGAAGIPQAALVTMVLVLNVVGLPPEDATLVFVLDWFIDRFRTAVNVLGDAFGAGIVAHLSSKELQVIDI